The Ornithodoros turicata isolate Travis chromosome 7, ASM3712646v1, whole genome shotgun sequence genome includes a region encoding these proteins:
- the LOC135401599 gene encoding uncharacterized protein LOC135401599 isoform X1 — protein MEVAVSSFLTTMSRAWVRALLTDELRVCAARRTFMIWRPNSIWDLGQLQPSTDTTQAWFHCMFPVVAALLWGQGTKHLQKCPQVVVFWDLGFPADTPEMVVGTVAAHRNWNALFRSGL, from the exons ATGGAAGTCGCAGTGTCATCATTCTTGACGACAAT GAGCCGTGCGTGGGTCAGGGCTTTGCTCACGGATGAACTTAGAGTCTGCGCTGCAAGGCGGACCTTCATGATCTGGCGGCCAAACTCAATATGGGATCTG GGTCAGTTGCAGCCGTCGACGGACACCACGCAG GCGTGGTTTCATTGCATGTTTCCGGTTGTTGCTGCCCTGCTCTGGGGTCAGGGGACAAAACATCTACAGAAATGTCCTCAAGTCGTTGTGTTTTGGGATCTGGGCTTTCCTGCTGACACTCCTGAAATGGTAGTAGGAACTGTCGCTGCTCACAGGAATTGGAATGCATTGTTTCGCAGTGGGCTATAG
- the LOC135400653 gene encoding NADH dehydrogenase [ubiquinone] 1 beta subcomplex subunit 2, mitochondrial-like gives MLGSVLRSAVRAPLRRNGAVRILKRNSGNWYYRQTAPPEKQEIILADIMGTAMWWWILWHVFTDYHHIFGHFPDVEPESWTDSMLGIPQDDEE, from the exons ATGTTAGGTTCTGTACTGCGGTCAGCTGTACGAGCTCCGTTGCGACGAAACGGGGCTGTTAGAATCCTGAAAAGAAATTCGGG AAACTGGTACTATCGGCAAACCGCACCGCCGGAGAAGCAGGAAATTATTTTAGCAGACATTATGGGGACAGCAATGTGGTGGTGGATACTATGGCATGTCTTCACCGACTATCACCATATTTTC GGCCACTTTCCGGATGTGGAACCGGAGTCGTGGACCGACAGCATGCTGGGAATTCCGCAAGACGACGAGGAATAA
- the LOC135401599 gene encoding uncharacterized protein LOC135401599 isoform X3 — translation MNEAVASLPSNSVNPRSRAWVRALLTDELRVCAARRTFMIWRPNSIWDLGQLQPSTDTTQQQKNLTAASSRNKK, via the exons ATGAACGAAGCGGTTGCATCACTTCCTTCAAATTCGGTCAATCCCAGGAGCCGTGCGTGGGTCAGGGCTTTGCTCACGGATGAACTTAGAGTCTGCGCTGCAAGGCGGACCTTCATGATCTGGCGGCCAAACTCAATATGGGATCTG GGTCAGTTGCAGCCGTCGACGGACACCACGCAG CAGCAGAAGAACCTgacagcagcaagcagcaggaATAAGAAATGA
- the LOC135401599 gene encoding uncharacterized protein LOC135401599 isoform X2: MNEAVASLPSNSVNPRSRAWVRALLTDELRVCAARRTFMIWRPNSIWDLGQLQPSTDTTQAWFHCMFPVVAALLWGQGTKHLQKCPQVVVFWDLGFPADTPEMQQKNLTAASSRNKK, translated from the exons ATGAACGAAGCGGTTGCATCACTTCCTTCAAATTCGGTCAATCCCAGGAGCCGTGCGTGGGTCAGGGCTTTGCTCACGGATGAACTTAGAGTCTGCGCTGCAAGGCGGACCTTCATGATCTGGCGGCCAAACTCAATATGGGATCTG GGTCAGTTGCAGCCGTCGACGGACACCACGCAG GCGTGGTTTCATTGCATGTTTCCGGTTGTTGCTGCCCTGCTCTGGGGTCAGGGGACAAAACATCTACAGAAATGTCCTCAAGTCGTTGTGTTTTGGGATCTGGGCTTTCCTGCTGACACTCCTGAAATG CAGCAGAAGAACCTgacagcagcaagcagcaggaATAAGAAATGA
- the LOC135401598 gene encoding transmembrane protein 138-like isoform X2, which translates to MGVLLGTMQDFCIILSIMVQGLMICNTFVFQAGLLQVVLRTFGPSLLFSVSYLALSILLHLLHTVVSWNGSNCVQHDWLFAVYVLQRFAAVCHYYLHKRTALFLAQPKYYGQSEWLQRHVFVFT; encoded by the exons CATGCAAGACTTCTGCATTATACTCAGCATCATGGTACAGGGTCTGATGATCTGCAACACTTTTGTGTTCCAAGCGGGACTTCTGCAGGTCGTTCTGAGGACGTTCGGGCCGTCGCTCTTGTTCAGCGTCTCTTATCTGGCCCTTTCAATTCTCCTGCACCTTTTACATACG GTGGTATCCTGGAACGGATCCAACTGCGTGCAGCACGATTGGCTCTTTGCTGTTTACGTGCTACAGAGATTTG CGGCTGTCTGCCACTACTACCTGCACAAGAGAACGGCGCTGTTTCTAGCACAGCCCAAATATTACGGACAGAGCGAATGGCTACAGAGACATGTCTTCGTGTTCACATGA
- the LOC135401598 gene encoding transmembrane protein 138-like isoform X1, whose product MGVLLGTMQDFCIILSIMVQGLMICNTFVFQAGLLQVVLRTFGPSLLFSVSYLALSILLHLLHTKVVSWNGSNCVQHDWLFAVYVLQRFAAVCHYYLHKRTALFLAQPKYYGQSEWLQRHVFVFT is encoded by the exons CATGCAAGACTTCTGCATTATACTCAGCATCATGGTACAGGGTCTGATGATCTGCAACACTTTTGTGTTCCAAGCGGGACTTCTGCAGGTCGTTCTGAGGACGTTCGGGCCGTCGCTCTTGTTCAGCGTCTCTTATCTGGCCCTTTCAATTCTCCTGCACCTTTTACATACG AAGGTGGTATCCTGGAACGGATCCAACTGCGTGCAGCACGATTGGCTCTTTGCTGTTTACGTGCTACAGAGATTTG CGGCTGTCTGCCACTACTACCTGCACAAGAGAACGGCGCTGTTTCTAGCACAGCCCAAATATTACGGACAGAGCGAATGGCTACAGAGACATGTCTTCGTGTTCACATGA